The proteins below are encoded in one region of Lactuca sativa cultivar Salinas chromosome 3, Lsat_Salinas_v11, whole genome shotgun sequence:
- the LOC111918589 gene encoding NADH dehydrogenase [ubiquinone] iron-sulfur protein 1, mitochondrial, producing the protein MGLGSLASRALRSSSSSRVLSTNPRYNLIRTIVSTPELHKPEAATEAASEPDLPKRTPIAGARVHFPNPDDVIEVFVDGYPVKIPKGMTVLQACSVAGVDIPRFCYHDRLSIAGNCRMCLVEVEKSPKPVASCAMPALPGMKIKTDTPIAKKAREGVMEFLLMNHPLDCPICDQGGECDLQDQSMAFGSDRGRFTETKRSVVDKNLGPLVKTVMTRCIQCTRCVRFASEIAGVQDLGMLGRGSGEEIGTYVEKLMTSELSGNVIDICPVGALTSKPFAFKARNWELKGTETIDVTDAVGSNIRIDSRGPEVMRIVPRLNEDINEEWISDKTRFCYDGLKRQRLSDPMIRGADGHFKPVSWRDALAVVAEVLHQVKPEEIVGVAGKLSDAESMMSLKDFLNRMGSNNIWCEGNGKYLDADLRSGYLMNTSISGLEKADCFLLVGTQPRVEAVMVNARIRKTVRATKAKVGYIGPPTDFNYDHDHLGTTPETLAAILDGNHPFSAALSTAKNPAIIIGAGIFDRQDTAAILSLLNSLSAKFKNLITPEWNGLNVLLLNAAQAAALDLGLIPESDSGMESAKFVYLMGADDTNLDDLPKDAFVVYQGHHGDKGVYRANVIFPSTVFSEKEGTYENTEGCVQQTVPAVPTVGDAREDWKIIRALSEVCGVRLPYDSISGVRSRIKNVAPNLLRVDEREAAVFSGLLKPEGSGKVSAVPFGVTVENFYMTDAITRASKIMAQCSALLAKK; encoded by the exons ATGGGATTGGGTTCGCTAGCCTCCAGAGCTCTTCGATCATCATCGTCATCTAGGGTTTTGTCAACAAATCCTAGGTATAATCTTATTCGAACAATCGTCTCCACACCTGAGCTTCACAAACCTGAAGCCGCTACTGAAGCGGCGTCGGAGCCCGATCTACCAAAGCGTACTCCTATTGCCGGAGCTAGGGTTCATTTCCCCAATCCAGATGATGTCATAGAAGTCTTTGTGGATGGGTATCCGGTTAAGATCCCAAAGGGGATGACTGTTTTGCAGGCCTGTTCAGTCGCCGGCGTTGACATCCCACGTTTTTGTTACCATGACCGTCTTTCCATCGCTGGTAACTGCCGTATGTGCCTCGTTGAGGTGGAGAAGTCGCCTAAGCCAGTTGCTTCTTGCGCAATGCCTGCACTTCCTG GGATGAAAATCAAGACTGACACACCAATTGCAAAGAAAGCACGCGAAGGTGTAATGGAGTTCCTTCTGATGAATCATCCACTGGATTGCCCAATTTGCGATCAAGGTGGTGAATGTGATCTCCAAGATCAATCCATGGCCTTTGGATCTGATAGAGGCCGATTCACTGAAACAAAAAGATCAGTAGTTGACAAGAATCTTGGCCCTTTAGTCAAAACTGTCATGACTCGTTGCATTCAATGCACCAG aTGCGTGAGATTTGCAAGTGAAATAGCCGGAGTCCAAGATCTTGGGATGTTGGGACGTGGAAGTGGAGAAGAAATTGGAACATATGTTGAGAAACTTATGACTAGCGAACTTTCAGGAAATGTAATCGATATTTGTCCTGTAGGTGCCTTAACTTCAAAACCCTTTGCTTTCAAAGCAAGAAATTGGGAGTTAAAAGGAACCGAAACCATCGATGTCACAGATGCTGTTGGCTCCAACATCCGTATCGACAGTCGAGGCCCCGAAGTCATGCGCATTGTCCCACGCTTAAACGAG GACATTAATGAGGAATGGATATCGGATAAAACCCGTTTCTGTTATGACGGTTTGAAGAGACAGAGACTCAGTGATCCGATGATCCGTGGTGCTGATGGCCACTTTAAACCGGTGAGCTGGCGGGATGCTCTTGCTGTGGTGGCGGAAGTTCTCCATCAAGTGAAACCCGAGGAAATTGTCGGGGTTGCTGGAAAGTTAAGTGATGCTGAATCTATGATGTCACTCAAAGATTTCTTGAACAGAATGGGATCAAATAATATTTGGtgtgaaggaaatggaaagtaTCTAGATGCCGATCTTCGTTCTGGATATCTCATGAACACTAgcataagtggtttagaaaaaGCGGATTGCTTTCTTCTTGTTGGAACTCAA CCACGTGTTGAAGCTGTGATGGTGAACGCGCGAATCCGCAAAACAGTCCGAGCCACGAAAGCCAAAGTCGGATACATCGGTCCGCCGACTGATTTCAACTACGACCACGACCACCTCGGCACCACTCCGGAAACCCTAGCGGCAATCTTGGACGGCAACCACCCGTTCTCCGCCGCCCTCTCCACCGCTAAAAATCCCGCCATCATCATCGGCGCCGGAATCTTCGACCGCCAAGACACCGCCGCGATCCTCTCCCTCCTCAACTCCCTCTCCGCCAAATTCAAAAACCTAATCACCCCGGAATGGAACGGCCTCAACGTCCTCCTCCTCAACGCCGCCCAAGCCGCCGCCCTCGACCTCGGCCTAATCCCGGAATCCGACTCCGGAATGGAATCAGCCAAATTCGTTTACTTAATGGGAGCCGACGACACTAATTTAGACGATCTTCCAAAAGACGCGTTTGTGGTCTACCAAGGGCATCATGGGGATAAAGGGGTTTACAGAGCAAACGTGATTTTTCCTTCGACTGTTTTTAGTGAGAAGGAAGGGACGTATGAGAACACCGAAGGGTGTGTCCAACAAACTGTGCCAGCTGTCCCGACTGTTGGTGATGCGAGAGAGGATTGGAAGATCATAAGGGCGCTTTCGGAAGTTTGTGGGGTCCGGCTACCTTACGATAGTATTAGTGGGGTCCGGTCTAGGATTAAGAATGTGGCCCCGAATTTATTGCGCGTTGATGAGCGGGAGGCGGCGGTGTTTTCGGGGTTGTTGAAACCGGAGGGGAGTGGGAAGGTGAGCGCGGTGCCGTTTGGTGTTACGGTGGAGAATTTTTATATGACGGATGCGATTACAAGGGCTTCCAAGATTATGGCGCAATGCAGTGCTTTGTTGGCTAAGAAATGA